A stretch of Gossypium hirsutum isolate 1008001.06 chromosome A06, Gossypium_hirsutum_v2.1, whole genome shotgun sequence DNA encodes these proteins:
- the LOC107962185 gene encoding mannosyltransferase APTG1 isoform X1 has product MKHSELQSPLKSIKMRQRKNGSSIKHPNLSDAEAKSQKKSPYSLKDVFLTCLGFRMLNALLIQTYFNPDEHWQALEVAHRIAFGYGHLTWEWEEGIRSYLHPMMFALFYKLLALLRLDIPCVMIKAPRLLQSIFSAVGDLYLYKLSFVLFGDGVAKWALFSQLANWFMFFCFNRTFSNSLETTLTLVGLYYWPSVRSSLNKAPSGSRKWGLALAALACAIRPTSAVTWVYVGLLELYLTHDRLRFIFVELIPIGSVVLGITCLLDRLMYDSWVLVPLNFLKFNFLSSGGDYYGTHKWHWYFTQGFTVMVFTFLPFCVAGIIKSKYWKLSGLILWVLGLYSILGHKEFRFVLPVLPISLIFVGYSLAALDERDSRNGAKKRSSCICNKWPSRKQLAIFFLLASNIPMALYMSLIHQRGTEDAMNYLSKEAAKGKVKSIVFLMPCHATPYYSTLHNNLPMRFLDCTPNKGMPTESDRFMMDPVSFAVDFAKNWSHPSHIVLFDSEERHLKDFLISHSFREVRRFFHAHFKVDRDLQASVVVYAD; this is encoded by the exons ATGAAACATTCAGAATTGCAGTCACCGCTGAAGAGCATAAAAATGAGACAGAGAAAGAATGGTTCTTCAATTAAGCATCCAAATCTGTCTGATGCTGAAGCAAAATCACAAAAGAAATCTCCATATTCTTTAAAGGATGTATTCTTAACTTGTTTGGGATTTCGAATGCTGAATGCATTGTTGATTCAAACTTACTTCAATCCAGATGAACACTGGCAAGCACTTGAAGTTGCGCATCGTATTGCCTTCGG GTATGGTCATTTGACCTGGGAGTGGGAGGAGGGAATCCGAAGCTACTTGCATCCAATGATGTTTGCTCTCTTTTACAAACTTCTCGCATTATTGCGTCTTGATATACCATGTGTCATG ATTAAGGCCCCACGACTGCTGCAATCGATATTTTCTGCGGTTGGTGATTTGTACTTGTATAAACTTTCATTTGTCCTGTTTGGTGATGGTGTTGCAAAATGGGCA CTATTTTCTCAATTGGCAAACTGGTTCATGTTTTTCTGTTTCAATCGCACATTTTCAAATAGTTTGGAGACCACTCTCACTCTTGTAGGCCTTTACTACTGGCCCTCAGTGAGAAGTTCTTTGAACAAAGCTCCTTCAGGTTCGAGAAAATGGGGTTTGGCCCTAGCCGCATTAGCTTGTGCCATTAGACCAACAAGTGCTGTTACTTGGGTGTATGTTGGCCTACTTGAGTTGTACTTGACTCATGACCGCCTGAGATTTATATTTGTGGAGTTGATTCCTATTGG GAGTGTGGTGCTTGGAATTACGTGTTTGTTGGATCGTCTAATGTATGACTCCTGGGTTTTAGTACCACTTAATTTTCTCAAGTTCAATTTTCTCTCCTCTGGCGGAGATTATTATGGAACTCACAAGTGGCACTGGTACTTCACTCAGGGATTTACAGTAATGGTATTCACTTTTCTACCATTTTGTGTTGCTGGCATTATCAAGTCTAAATATTGGAAGCTTTCTGGGCTTATTCTATGGGTTTTAGGACTTTACAGCATACTTGGTCACAAAGAATTCAG ATTTGTCCTCCCTGTACTTCCTATAAGTTTGATATTTGTTGGATATTCACTAGCTGCACTTGATGAACGTGATTCTCGAAATGGTGCAAAGAAAAGATCTTCGTGCATTTGCAACAAATGGCCTTCCAGAAAGCAACTTGCCATCTTCTTCTTGCTTGCATCCAATATTCCAATGGCCCTGTATATGAGTTTGATTCATCAG AGAGGAACTGAGGATGCGATGAACTATCTATCTAAAGAAGCTGCAAAAGGGAAAGTGAAAAGTATCGTTTTCCTAATGCCTTGCCATGCCACACCCTACTATTCCACTCTGCATAACAACCTGCCTATGCGTTTCTTGGATTGCACACCCAA TAAGGGAATGCCTACTGAATCAGACCGTTTCATGATGGATCCAGTTAGTTTTGCAGTAGATTTTGCAAAAAATTGGTCTCACCCTAGTCACATTGTATTGTTTGATTCAGAGGAGAGGCACTTGAAGGATTTTCTAATTTCACATTCTTTTAGAGAG GTTAGAAGGTTCTTCCATGCTCACTTTAAGGTGGACCGTGATCTTCAAGCATCCGTTGTTGTATACGCTGACTGA
- the LOC107962185 gene encoding mannosyltransferase APTG1 isoform X2 produces MRQRKNGSSIKHPNLSDAEAKSQKKSPYSLKDVFLTCLGFRMLNALLIQTYFNPDEHWQALEVAHRIAFGYGHLTWEWEEGIRSYLHPMMFALFYKLLALLRLDIPCVMIKAPRLLQSIFSAVGDLYLYKLSFVLFGDGVAKWALFSQLANWFMFFCFNRTFSNSLETTLTLVGLYYWPSVRSSLNKAPSGSRKWGLALAALACAIRPTSAVTWVYVGLLELYLTHDRLRFIFVELIPIGSVVLGITCLLDRLMYDSWVLVPLNFLKFNFLSSGGDYYGTHKWHWYFTQGFTVMVFTFLPFCVAGIIKSKYWKLSGLILWVLGLYSILGHKEFRFVLPVLPISLIFVGYSLAALDERDSRNGAKKRSSCICNKWPSRKQLAIFFLLASNIPMALYMSLIHQRGTEDAMNYLSKEAAKGKVKSIVFLMPCHATPYYSTLHNNLPMRFLDCTPNKGMPTESDRFMMDPVSFAVDFAKNWSHPSHIVLFDSEERHLKDFLISHSFREVRRFFHAHFKVDRDLQASVVVYAD; encoded by the exons ATGAGACAGAGAAAGAATGGTTCTTCAATTAAGCATCCAAATCTGTCTGATGCTGAAGCAAAATCACAAAAGAAATCTCCATATTCTTTAAAGGATGTATTCTTAACTTGTTTGGGATTTCGAATGCTGAATGCATTGTTGATTCAAACTTACTTCAATCCAGATGAACACTGGCAAGCACTTGAAGTTGCGCATCGTATTGCCTTCGG GTATGGTCATTTGACCTGGGAGTGGGAGGAGGGAATCCGAAGCTACTTGCATCCAATGATGTTTGCTCTCTTTTACAAACTTCTCGCATTATTGCGTCTTGATATACCATGTGTCATG ATTAAGGCCCCACGACTGCTGCAATCGATATTTTCTGCGGTTGGTGATTTGTACTTGTATAAACTTTCATTTGTCCTGTTTGGTGATGGTGTTGCAAAATGGGCA CTATTTTCTCAATTGGCAAACTGGTTCATGTTTTTCTGTTTCAATCGCACATTTTCAAATAGTTTGGAGACCACTCTCACTCTTGTAGGCCTTTACTACTGGCCCTCAGTGAGAAGTTCTTTGAACAAAGCTCCTTCAGGTTCGAGAAAATGGGGTTTGGCCCTAGCCGCATTAGCTTGTGCCATTAGACCAACAAGTGCTGTTACTTGGGTGTATGTTGGCCTACTTGAGTTGTACTTGACTCATGACCGCCTGAGATTTATATTTGTGGAGTTGATTCCTATTGG GAGTGTGGTGCTTGGAATTACGTGTTTGTTGGATCGTCTAATGTATGACTCCTGGGTTTTAGTACCACTTAATTTTCTCAAGTTCAATTTTCTCTCCTCTGGCGGAGATTATTATGGAACTCACAAGTGGCACTGGTACTTCACTCAGGGATTTACAGTAATGGTATTCACTTTTCTACCATTTTGTGTTGCTGGCATTATCAAGTCTAAATATTGGAAGCTTTCTGGGCTTATTCTATGGGTTTTAGGACTTTACAGCATACTTGGTCACAAAGAATTCAG ATTTGTCCTCCCTGTACTTCCTATAAGTTTGATATTTGTTGGATATTCACTAGCTGCACTTGATGAACGTGATTCTCGAAATGGTGCAAAGAAAAGATCTTCGTGCATTTGCAACAAATGGCCTTCCAGAAAGCAACTTGCCATCTTCTTCTTGCTTGCATCCAATATTCCAATGGCCCTGTATATGAGTTTGATTCATCAG AGAGGAACTGAGGATGCGATGAACTATCTATCTAAAGAAGCTGCAAAAGGGAAAGTGAAAAGTATCGTTTTCCTAATGCCTTGCCATGCCACACCCTACTATTCCACTCTGCATAACAACCTGCCTATGCGTTTCTTGGATTGCACACCCAA TAAGGGAATGCCTACTGAATCAGACCGTTTCATGATGGATCCAGTTAGTTTTGCAGTAGATTTTGCAAAAAATTGGTCTCACCCTAGTCACATTGTATTGTTTGATTCAGAGGAGAGGCACTTGAAGGATTTTCTAATTTCACATTCTTTTAGAGAG GTTAGAAGGTTCTTCCATGCTCACTTTAAGGTGGACCGTGATCTTCAAGCATCCGTTGTTGTATACGCTGACTGA
- the LOC107962185 gene encoding mannosyltransferase APTG1 isoform X3: MMFALFYKLLALLRLDIPCVMIKAPRLLQSIFSAVGDLYLYKLSFVLFGDGVAKWALFSQLANWFMFFCFNRTFSNSLETTLTLVGLYYWPSVRSSLNKAPSGSRKWGLALAALACAIRPTSAVTWVYVGLLELYLTHDRLRFIFVELIPIGSVVLGITCLLDRLMYDSWVLVPLNFLKFNFLSSGGDYYGTHKWHWYFTQGFTVMVFTFLPFCVAGIIKSKYWKLSGLILWVLGLYSILGHKEFRFVLPVLPISLIFVGYSLAALDERDSRNGAKKRSSCICNKWPSRKQLAIFFLLASNIPMALYMSLIHQRGTEDAMNYLSKEAAKGKVKSIVFLMPCHATPYYSTLHNNLPMRFLDCTPNKGMPTESDRFMMDPVSFAVDFAKNWSHPSHIVLFDSEERHLKDFLISHSFREVRRFFHAHFKVDRDLQASVVVYAD, from the exons ATGATGTTTGCTCTCTTTTACAAACTTCTCGCATTATTGCGTCTTGATATACCATGTGTCATG ATTAAGGCCCCACGACTGCTGCAATCGATATTTTCTGCGGTTGGTGATTTGTACTTGTATAAACTTTCATTTGTCCTGTTTGGTGATGGTGTTGCAAAATGGGCA CTATTTTCTCAATTGGCAAACTGGTTCATGTTTTTCTGTTTCAATCGCACATTTTCAAATAGTTTGGAGACCACTCTCACTCTTGTAGGCCTTTACTACTGGCCCTCAGTGAGAAGTTCTTTGAACAAAGCTCCTTCAGGTTCGAGAAAATGGGGTTTGGCCCTAGCCGCATTAGCTTGTGCCATTAGACCAACAAGTGCTGTTACTTGGGTGTATGTTGGCCTACTTGAGTTGTACTTGACTCATGACCGCCTGAGATTTATATTTGTGGAGTTGATTCCTATTGG GAGTGTGGTGCTTGGAATTACGTGTTTGTTGGATCGTCTAATGTATGACTCCTGGGTTTTAGTACCACTTAATTTTCTCAAGTTCAATTTTCTCTCCTCTGGCGGAGATTATTATGGAACTCACAAGTGGCACTGGTACTTCACTCAGGGATTTACAGTAATGGTATTCACTTTTCTACCATTTTGTGTTGCTGGCATTATCAAGTCTAAATATTGGAAGCTTTCTGGGCTTATTCTATGGGTTTTAGGACTTTACAGCATACTTGGTCACAAAGAATTCAG ATTTGTCCTCCCTGTACTTCCTATAAGTTTGATATTTGTTGGATATTCACTAGCTGCACTTGATGAACGTGATTCTCGAAATGGTGCAAAGAAAAGATCTTCGTGCATTTGCAACAAATGGCCTTCCAGAAAGCAACTTGCCATCTTCTTCTTGCTTGCATCCAATATTCCAATGGCCCTGTATATGAGTTTGATTCATCAG AGAGGAACTGAGGATGCGATGAACTATCTATCTAAAGAAGCTGCAAAAGGGAAAGTGAAAAGTATCGTTTTCCTAATGCCTTGCCATGCCACACCCTACTATTCCACTCTGCATAACAACCTGCCTATGCGTTTCTTGGATTGCACACCCAA TAAGGGAATGCCTACTGAATCAGACCGTTTCATGATGGATCCAGTTAGTTTTGCAGTAGATTTTGCAAAAAATTGGTCTCACCCTAGTCACATTGTATTGTTTGATTCAGAGGAGAGGCACTTGAAGGATTTTCTAATTTCACATTCTTTTAGAGAG GTTAGAAGGTTCTTCCATGCTCACTTTAAGGTGGACCGTGATCTTCAAGCATCCGTTGTTGTATACGCTGACTGA
- the LOC107962185 gene encoding mannosyltransferase APTG1 isoform X4 — MGSILLLNLLNRLLLPFTMKLLSWLLSMDSYLTFFLQLFSQLANWFMFFCFNRTFSNSLETTLTLVGLYYWPSVRSSLNKAPSGSRKWGLALAALACAIRPTSAVTWVYVGLLELYLTHDRLRFIFVELIPIGSVVLGITCLLDRLMYDSWVLVPLNFLKFNFLSSGGDYYGTHKWHWYFTQGFTVMVFTFLPFCVAGIIKSKYWKLSGLILWVLGLYSILGHKEFRFVLPVLPISLIFVGYSLAALDERDSRNGAKKRSSCICNKWPSRKQLAIFFLLASNIPMALYMSLIHQRGTEDAMNYLSKEAAKGKVKSIVFLMPCHATPYYSTLHNNLPMRFLDCTPNKGMPTESDRFMMDPVSFAVDFAKNWSHPSHIVLFDSEERHLKDFLISHSFREVRRFFHAHFKVDRDLQASVVVYAD, encoded by the exons ATGGGCAGTATCCTTTTGCTAAATCTTCTTAATAGACTTTTGCTACCTTTTACTATGAAGCTGTTGTCTTGGTTGTTGTCAATGGATTCGTACTTAACTTTTTTTCTTCAGCTATTTTCTCAATTGGCAAACTGGTTCATGTTTTTCTGTTTCAATCGCACATTTTCAAATAGTTTGGAGACCACTCTCACTCTTGTAGGCCTTTACTACTGGCCCTCAGTGAGAAGTTCTTTGAACAAAGCTCCTTCAGGTTCGAGAAAATGGGGTTTGGCCCTAGCCGCATTAGCTTGTGCCATTAGACCAACAAGTGCTGTTACTTGGGTGTATGTTGGCCTACTTGAGTTGTACTTGACTCATGACCGCCTGAGATTTATATTTGTGGAGTTGATTCCTATTGG GAGTGTGGTGCTTGGAATTACGTGTTTGTTGGATCGTCTAATGTATGACTCCTGGGTTTTAGTACCACTTAATTTTCTCAAGTTCAATTTTCTCTCCTCTGGCGGAGATTATTATGGAACTCACAAGTGGCACTGGTACTTCACTCAGGGATTTACAGTAATGGTATTCACTTTTCTACCATTTTGTGTTGCTGGCATTATCAAGTCTAAATATTGGAAGCTTTCTGGGCTTATTCTATGGGTTTTAGGACTTTACAGCATACTTGGTCACAAAGAATTCAG ATTTGTCCTCCCTGTACTTCCTATAAGTTTGATATTTGTTGGATATTCACTAGCTGCACTTGATGAACGTGATTCTCGAAATGGTGCAAAGAAAAGATCTTCGTGCATTTGCAACAAATGGCCTTCCAGAAAGCAACTTGCCATCTTCTTCTTGCTTGCATCCAATATTCCAATGGCCCTGTATATGAGTTTGATTCATCAG AGAGGAACTGAGGATGCGATGAACTATCTATCTAAAGAAGCTGCAAAAGGGAAAGTGAAAAGTATCGTTTTCCTAATGCCTTGCCATGCCACACCCTACTATTCCACTCTGCATAACAACCTGCCTATGCGTTTCTTGGATTGCACACCCAA TAAGGGAATGCCTACTGAATCAGACCGTTTCATGATGGATCCAGTTAGTTTTGCAGTAGATTTTGCAAAAAATTGGTCTCACCCTAGTCACATTGTATTGTTTGATTCAGAGGAGAGGCACTTGAAGGATTTTCTAATTTCACATTCTTTTAGAGAG GTTAGAAGGTTCTTCCATGCTCACTTTAAGGTGGACCGTGATCTTCAAGCATCCGTTGTTGTATACGCTGACTGA